In a genomic window of Echeneis naucrates chromosome 4, fEcheNa1.1, whole genome shotgun sequence:
- the LOC115042202 gene encoding cornifelin homolog A-like: protein MAYPLTTWNTGLFDCFDDVKSCCYGFWCCPCLACTVSGKFGENRCLPLCDLCSPAITAACGIPLCAPPAALALRVGIRHKYGIQGSLCKDIATSCFCMWCSWCQMHRELKNRKKNVTVVNMQPAPVMMAPGPTAPVIFGGPPGVVVASY from the exons ATGGCATATCCCTTGACAACCTGGAACACTGGCCTGTTTGACTGCTTTGATGACGTAAAAtcct GTTGCTATGGTTTCTGGTGTTGCCCTTGCCTTGCCTGCACAGTTTCAGGAAAATTTGGGGAGAACCGTTGTCTCCCATTATGTGACCTCTGCAGCCCTGCCATAACAGCAGCCTGTGGAATACCTCTTTGTGCACCTCCTGCTGCCTTGGCTCTGAGGGTTGGCATTCGACACAAATATGGTATCCAG ggCTCTCTCTGTAAGGACATtgcaacttcctgtttctgtatGTGGTGTTCCTGGTGTCAGATGCATCGTGAGTTAAAAAATCGCAAGAAAAATGTCACCGTCGTCAACATGCAGCCTGCTCCAGTGATGATGGCTCCTGGACCCACAGCTCCTGTCATCTTTGGGGGACCACCAGGCGTCGTTGTGGCTTCATACTGA